In Capsicum annuum cultivar UCD-10X-F1 chromosome 7, UCD10Xv1.1, whole genome shotgun sequence, one genomic interval encodes:
- the LOC107877608 gene encoding uncharacterized protein LOC107877608 isoform X1, with translation MSVSLSVMTFNLLENQLEDSPNSWEKRKDLCISVITSYSPMILCTQQGVKSQLDYIQQCLQGYEQFGISRKGAEDTSDQHCTIFYDKDKVELLEGGTFWLSESPSVPGSMSWGSTAPCTATWATFQLKGVEQPGFSFQIVNTTMDEFSPRARRRGALLTWQHIASLPPSLSVVYCGGFNTQKESTTGRFLLGRSREHGVVGDMRDAWPNARVRKNVSLIRTYHGFKGTKQGPVEFLKLIFRALCLCWDRQTQDLHVDWILFRGRSLIPVSCEVVNDNIDGFYPSSHYPVFAEFMLPRSVRLIEASPENRN, from the exons ATGAGTGTTTCTTTGAGTGTAATGACATTTAATCTACTTGAAAATCAGTTGGAGGACAGTCCAAATTCATGGGAAAAGAGGAAAGATTTGTGTATCAGTGTTATCACAAGTTATTCTCCTATGATTCTCTGTACTCAACAAG GTGTGAAGTCACAGTTGGATTATATTCAGCAGTGCTTGCAAG GTTATGAACAGTTCGGAATATCAAGGAAAGGAGCTGAAGACACTTCTGATCAACACTGCACCATATTTTATGACAAGGATAAGGTCGAGCTTTTAGAAGGGGGAACGTTTTGGTTGTCTGAATCACCTTCGGTGCCTGGAAGCATGTCTTGGGGTTCTACAGCACCGTGCACCGCAACATGGGCA ACATTTCAGTTGAAAGGAGTTGAGCAGCCGGGTTTTTCATTTCAGATTGTTAATACAACCATGGATGAGTTCAGTCCCCGTGCACGAAGACGAGGTGCTTTGCTCACTTGGCAGCATATTGCATCCTTGCCCCCGAGCTTATCCGTCGTGTACTGTGGAGGATTTAACACCCAAAAGGAATCAACTACCGGCCGTTTTCTTCTTGGGAGATCGAG AGAGCACGGAGTTGTCGGTGATATGAGAGATGCTTGGCCAAACGCTCGTGTGAGGAAAAATGTATCCCTTATACGCACGTATCATGGATTCAAAG GTACTAAGCAAGGTCCAGTCGAGTTCCTCAAGTTAATATTCCGAGCACTTTGTCTGTGCTGGGATCGACAAACTCAGGATCTGCATGTCGACTGGATCCTTTTCAGAGGCAGATCGTTGATACCTGTCTCGTGTGAGGTGGTGAACGACAACATTGATGGCTTTTATCCTTCTTCTCATTATCCTGTATTCGCGGAGTTCATGCTTCCTCGATCAGTTAGACTAATCGAAGCATCCCCAGAAAACCGAAACTAA
- the LOC107877608 gene encoding uncharacterized protein LOC107877608 isoform X2: protein MILCTQQGVKSQLDYIQQCLQGYEQFGISRKGAEDTSDQHCTIFYDKDKVELLEGGTFWLSESPSVPGSMSWGSTAPCTATWATFQLKGVEQPGFSFQIVNTTMDEFSPRARRRGALLTWQHIASLPPSLSVVYCGGFNTQKESTTGRFLLGRSREHGVVGDMRDAWPNARVRKNVSLIRTYHGFKGTKQGPVEFLKLIFRALCLCWDRQTQDLHVDWILFRGRSLIPVSCEVVNDNIDGFYPSSHYPVFAEFMLPRSVRLIEASPENRN, encoded by the exons ATGATTCTCTGTACTCAACAAG GTGTGAAGTCACAGTTGGATTATATTCAGCAGTGCTTGCAAG GTTATGAACAGTTCGGAATATCAAGGAAAGGAGCTGAAGACACTTCTGATCAACACTGCACCATATTTTATGACAAGGATAAGGTCGAGCTTTTAGAAGGGGGAACGTTTTGGTTGTCTGAATCACCTTCGGTGCCTGGAAGCATGTCTTGGGGTTCTACAGCACCGTGCACCGCAACATGGGCA ACATTTCAGTTGAAAGGAGTTGAGCAGCCGGGTTTTTCATTTCAGATTGTTAATACAACCATGGATGAGTTCAGTCCCCGTGCACGAAGACGAGGTGCTTTGCTCACTTGGCAGCATATTGCATCCTTGCCCCCGAGCTTATCCGTCGTGTACTGTGGAGGATTTAACACCCAAAAGGAATCAACTACCGGCCGTTTTCTTCTTGGGAGATCGAG AGAGCACGGAGTTGTCGGTGATATGAGAGATGCTTGGCCAAACGCTCGTGTGAGGAAAAATGTATCCCTTATACGCACGTATCATGGATTCAAAG GTACTAAGCAAGGTCCAGTCGAGTTCCTCAAGTTAATATTCCGAGCACTTTGTCTGTGCTGGGATCGACAAACTCAGGATCTGCATGTCGACTGGATCCTTTTCAGAGGCAGATCGTTGATACCTGTCTCGTGTGAGGTGGTGAACGACAACATTGATGGCTTTTATCCTTCTTCTCATTATCCTGTATTCGCGGAGTTCATGCTTCCTCGATCAGTTAGACTAATCGAAGCATCCCCAGAAAACCGAAACTAA
- the LOC107877609 gene encoding transmembrane 9 superfamily member 9 codes for MEVGRRPQLIHRWISVVLILCLFNFERAQCFYLPGVAPQDFMKGDPLIVKVNKLTSTKTQLPYSYYTLPYCTPDKIVDSAENLGEVLRGDRIENSPYEFHMREPQMCNVVCAIVLNAKTAKEFKEKIEDEYRVNMILDNLPLVMPIKRPDLDTTVYQHGYHIGLKRQYAGSKEEKYFIHNHLTFTVKFHKDPQSDAARVVGFEVRPFSVKHEYDGEWNGKNRLTTCDPHAKRTVTSSDSPQEVDDKKEIIFTYDVEFEESDIKWASRWDTYLLMADDQIHWFSIVNSLMIVLFLSGMVAMIMLRTLYRDISKYNQLETQEEAQEETGWKLVHGDVFRPPINSDLLCVYVGTGVQFFGMTVVTMTFAVLGFLSPSNRGGLMTAMLLLWAFMGVFAGYASARLYKMFKGSEWKKITLKTALMFPGIVFVLFFVLNALIWGEKSSGAVPFGTMFALVFLWFGIAVPLVFVGSYVGFKKPAIEDPVKTNKIPRQVPEQAWYMNPIFSILIGGILPFGAVFIELFFILTSIWLQQFYYIFGFLFIVLIILIVTCAEITIVLCYFQLCSEDYLWWWRSYLTSGSSALYLFLYAAFYFFTKLEITKPVSGMLYFGYMLIASYAFFVLTGTIGFYACFWFTRLIYSSVKID; via the exons ATGGAGGTCGGAAGGCGGCCTCAGTTGATTCACCGGTGGATCTCGGTggtgttgatattgtgtttgtttaaCTTTGAACGAGCTCAATGTTTTTATTTACCTGGTGTTGCTCCTCAGGATTTCATGAAG GGTGATCCTCTGATAGTGAAAGTCAACAAGTTGACCTCTACAAAAACACAACTTCCGTATTCCTATTATACTCTTCCTTACTGCACGCCAGACAAAATTGTTGACAGTGCAGAGAATCTTGGTGAAGTTCTTCGTGGTGATCGCATTGAGAATTCTCCTTATGAG TTCCATATGAGAGAACCACAGATGTGCAATGTTGTGTGTGCTATTGTTCTTAATGCAAAAACTGCCAAAGAGTTTAAAGAGAAGATTGAAGATGAGTATCGGGTCAACAT GATTTTGGATAATCTTCCTCTTGTTATGCCCATTAAAAGGCCTGATCTGGATACTACAGTCTATCAGCATGGTTATCATATTGGTCTAAAGAGACAATATGCTGGA aGCAAGGAGGAGAAGTATTTTATCCACAATCATCTGACGTTCACAGTCAAGTTTCACAAGGATCCACAAAGTGATGCTGCGAGAGTTGTAGGATTTGAAGTAAGACCATTCAG TGTGAAACATGAATATGATGGAGAATGGAATGGGAAAAACAGATTGACCACTTGTGATCCCCATGCCAAGCGTACTGTTACAAGTTCTGATTCTCCCCAAGAGGTTGATGATAAGAAGGAAATCATATTCACATATGATGTCGAATTTGAG GAAAGTGATATCAAGTGGGCATCAAGATGGGATACATATCTTTTAATGGCTGATGATCAGATCCACTGGTTCTCAATTGTTAACTCATTGATGATTGTTCTTTTCCTCTCTGGTATGGTAGCAATGATTATGTTGCGGACCCTCTACCGTGACATTTCCAAGTACAATCAGTTAGAGACCCAGGAAGAGGCTCAAGAAGAAACAGGATGGAAATTGGTTCATGGGGATGTTTTTAGGCCTCCAATTAACTCTGATCTGCTGTGTGTTTATGTTGGGACTGGTGTCCAGTTCTTTGGAATGACAGTAGTTACGATGACATTTGCTGTCCTCGGATTCTTATCACCTTCAAATCGGGGAGGATTGATGACAGCAATGTTGCTTCTCTGGGCATTCATGGGTGTTTTTGCTGGGTATGCTTCCGCCCGCCTTTACAAGATGTTCAAAGGATCTGAGTGGAAGAAAATTACTCTCAAGACAGCACTCATGTTCCCCGGAATTGTTTTCGTTCTTTTCTTTGTGTTGAATGCTCTAATTTGGGGAGAGAAATCATCTGGGGCAGTGCCATTTGGAACCATGTTTGCATTGGTTTTCTTGTGGTTCGGCATTGCAGTACCACTCGTTTTTGTTGGCAGTTATGTAGGTTTTAAGAAGCCAGCTATTGAGGATCCCGTGAAAACAAATAAGATCCCTCGACAAGTACCGGAGCAAGCCTGGTACATGAATCCAATTTTCTCTATCCTTATCGGTGGCATACTCCCATTCGGAGCTGTATTCATCGAGCTATTCTTCATCCTCACCTCAATCTGGTTACAGCAGTTCTATTACATATTCGGTTTCCTCTTCATCGTTCTCATCATCCTTATCGTCACCTGCGCCGAAATCACCATCGTGCTCTGCTATTTCCAGCTAtgcagtgaggactacctttggTGGTGGCGGTCATACCTCACTTCCGGATCATCCGCTCTCTACCTATTCCTTTACGCAGCATTCTACTTCTTCACAAAGCTCGAGATCACAAAACCCGTATCTGGTATGTTGTACTTCGGCTACATGTTGATTGCTTCATATGCTTTCTTTGTTTTGACTGGCACAATTGGGTTCTACGCGTGCTTTTGGTTCACGAGGCTCATCTACTCTTCAGTGAAGATCGACTAA